TCATGTTCTGAGACTTATTTCTAACTCTCCCTCTTCCAACATAATTTCAAAGAAGGGGAATCATTTTTAGATCCAGTTCCCTCTACTAAAGAGAAAAAACTAACTTAAAGTGCCTAATTAGTAGTTACTGATATGATTAATATTATGGTGGTTTATTCTTCTATACCACTGCTTTCCTTAATGACAATAAAGTtctatgatatttatatttcaggGATGTTTCTgaacattttaaagtgaaaattgcACTGAATATTTGGAATAGGTAATACACATAGCAAAagatactcatttttaaaaagcaatttatctAGCAAAGTTAGCAATATATCTAGGACTAAAATACAgtagagttgaaaaaaaaatatttgagagtCTTACCCAGGGTTTGAAGCCCATTTCTGTACAGTTtcttcatcatcaccatcacacaAATCAGCAAAAGCAGCTTCTAAATCTTCTAATTGATGAATTCGATTATCAACACAATCTACCAAATCTTCCTTTAAGCACATTGAAAAGCTGAGATTATATAGTtactcttccaaaaaataagtgaaatccCATTGCAGTGAAAATTTCAATTCACTCAGTTAACACATGATTTTCAAGTAATAACCATGGGTTTCCCCAAGAAACACCTATCAAGCTTTGGCCGTTGTTTGAGAGTACGCTAATATCATGTAAGATATTATTAGCTATGTgctagattgttgttgtttagtcaccaagttgcaTCCAGCTCTTTTGCCATGCCCTGGATTGTAGccagccaagttcctctgtccatgggatttcccaggcaagaatattggagtgggttgccgtttccttctccaggggatcttgtggacccagagattgaacctgcgtcttctgcattggcaggaagattctttactgctaaagggaagccctttgctgctgctaagtcgcttcagtcatgtccgactctgtgcaaccccacagatggcagcccaccaggctcccccgtccctgggattcgccaggcaagaacactggagtgggttgccatttccttctccaatgcatgaaagtgaaaagtgaaagtgaagtcactcagtcgtgtccgactcttcgcgaccccatggactgcagcccaccaggctcctccatccatgggattttccaggcaagagtactggagtgggttgccattgccttctccaaagggaagccctttagacaAGCCCAAGAGAAACGAAGGATACCTCTGTCAGGTTGCTTCCAGGCTTTTTAAATTGGTACAGCTCTTGTAAGAATTTGTACTCctcctggaaaacaaaacaaagaatccATATAGTagaaaaaagattaatttttcaATGATATACTTTAAGTAAAAAATGACATTGATACAAGAATATCTTAGATAAACATTTAAAGGTAAGTCTGGGAAATCAGGAAATAATGTAATTCATTATTTCATTGTAAATATTATCCCTTCTTTAGGGTAACTATTCATCTGGGCATGAAAGCaatgtataaatattaattaCAGAAGAAGACTTAATGGCTAATAGGTAATGAATGAAAATGTTTCTAATACTGTTCTACTCTATAAATGGATACATCCTAGCATCTAAACAGATTTTAGCTATGTATAGGAAAATACAATCACTTCTCAGCCTTTTAGCTAAGATCAAGTATACAGGAAATATATGTATCTTtgtaacaacaaaacaaaattgtCCACGTTCACTTTGTGGTCCATTCCCTAGCCACAGGAGAGAATGCTAGAGTACAAACAGATACAACGGGAGTATTCCGCAGGAGAATGTCTGTCCTCATTTAGCACATCCAGGCAGCCCCACTTAGGAGCATTGTCAGGAAGGGTCTATAGGCAAGATCTAAAATTCCGTAAGCACAGTGCTGTGCACTATCCTCATATAACAATTCTGTGATTGGGTGtgattattattttgattttatactTGAAGAAACCATGGAtctgaaaggttaagtaacttttccAAGATCATGCAGCTAATAAGCAGTACAAGTAACAAACAAAACTTAGATCTGACTACCAaacatgttctttaaaaaaaatagctgtttCATTATAAAGTATAATACATGCTCTTCAAAAGGATCAACAACACCAAAGGGTATAAAGGACACAAAATTCCCACTTTCCCAGGTTTCCTTATAGCCCTGGAAAAGAAGTAACTGCCATTAAGTCACTTATGTAACCTTTTAGAAATTCCCATTACAAATATTTGGTGAGTATACTTGTAGGATAAATTCATAAAGTCAGGTTTTTTAGCTTCCAGGTATGCCCATTCTCATGTTTTCTAAACATCTCTAAAGTCATTTTATAATTCTGAACGCTGGAAGTTATACATGGATATTTTTCAGTATAAAGGAAAAGATTTTGGAGCTTTgcaacaatttgaaaaaaaatctgcagacCAACTGTACAGCctagaaatattgaaaaaactaagaaaaagttAGGTAtgtatgaatgaataaaatgtataCAGATACTAATCTATCCTTACATAGGCATAAGATGaatgatatttaatataaaattaataatgttaTTTTCCTATTGCTTTATAACTTGGCTTTCAAAGAgttacattttaaagaatatatgccTCTCTAACTGGAGAAACTGTATAACAACTTATCACAGGTAAGTGgtattgaaaaatatataacaacatttctaatactgtattatgaatatgactataatatactataaaatttttataatgattCATTCATTAGTGTACAGGCTAGGCTACCACGAAGTAATTCTATTGATTATATTAGGCTACCTAAAACAATCACATTGCTGCTTCCTTGTCATCAATGTATGAATCACTATAACTGTAAATAAATGATTTCATTACATCTTTTCATCTTTGACATCTGGTGTTAGTAATATATGTAGCAGTGTTTTATATCATATAAGACATTGATATAGGTTCATCTTTAAACACAACATAGATGTATAGCATTGATAAACACAGTACAGTACTGTAAATGtattttccttatgattttctcAACCTTTTCTCTACCTTACTTTATTATAAGAATACAGTATATGATACATATAATACacaaaatatgtgttaatttACTGTTTACATTATCAATAAGGCTCTGATCATCAGCAAGCTATCAGTTATATTTGGGGGAAGTCAAAAGTTATATCTGGATTTTGATTGCACATTTTTAAAACGCCACATTTACCTGAGTGAACATTTCTTTGAAGGGattcttgactgaaaaaaaatctaagtcaATATCTAAAACAAATGCATCCCTTTTCTCTAAAATTTCCAGAATCTCTCCGGTGCTAACTGCAGTCTGGCATTCCTGGCTTTCAGAAGAACATGAACATGATGGTCGTAGACAAGTGTGGTCCCTTCTCTGGGTCACTGCGTCCTTTCCCAGTCCTTCTGAACAAGAGTCACCATTAGCAGAGGCAGTGTTCTCTGAGTCCTCCAGCGCTAGCTTTGGCTTCTTAGCAGAAGACACTGCATCATTTTCTCCTTGACTGTGACAGAGTTTATAAGGTTTTACCATAATTACATCCAATTGTAAAGGTTTTGggttctccagcagatcttcagtTACATAAAGACCATCACTTAGGAAGTAATGATCTGTACTTGTAACCCTGgattagaggaaaaaaattacttgCAAGACAAGTGGACAAATTAGCCAGTGACATATAGAatttcagaaatacaaaaaaggacATATTTGACAAAAACTGAGAGCTGTCTCTAATATTTGTAATTTCTGGAAACAGGGTTCTCAAATTTCTAGCTAGGCACACAACTGCCCAAACCATATTTTGTAGCCTATTGTGCagctaggtggctcagatggtaaagaatctgcctgcaatgtgggagacctgggtttgatccctgggtcagggtttgatcccctgggttaggaaatggcaacccactccagtattcttggttggaaaatttcacggacagtatagtccatggggtcgcaaagagttgggcacaagtgaagcgactgagcacgcactcacGCATTGTTCAGCTAGGTGTGGGCAGTTGACTCAGTTCTGCTTAAAAGTTGTGAGTGGAAGAGAAGTGCAGAGAGCCTTGCTCTCCGCTCCCCACTGACTTGCATATGAACATGGTAGCAGCAAACCCCACCTGGACTCTGAGTTCAGAGGCCACACTCTAGAGAAGGTGgagcaaaaagacagaaattatttGGGGTTTAAGTGAAGGGCTGCCATAGTGGCCCTGGACTGCACATGGTAAACTCTAactggagaaaagaaatgaagatcctGTTTAGCCAGTGCTTTAGATCTCTGTTATACCAGCTGGAACTGCATCCAAAAAAATCACTTGAGAGAAAAATTATACCTGGAAATAATATCTCTTTGTAGAAACTCCCTCTAACATATTTCAAAGCTTTATTAAATTTCATATAActgtaatattttaatatgtaaagcAGCTTAAAAAAATCTTGTGCAGCATTTCACAAGTTACAGATTTTTGATTTTAGACATAACAGCATGTTCTTAGCTTTTCAACTGTACTATGTCTTGGTAAGTACTTTGAACAGTGACACCAAATGGTTCTTCCAGGGGTAGGACCTATccaatttagaatgatggtattaatatttatttctcatccACCACTCTTCAGCATATACTGccttatatttaaaaagatataactttctaaaaaaaaattaatgacataATAAAACCAATATCCAAGTATTAATAACTGTACCACCCtaagattcccaggtggcgctagtagtaaaagaacatgcctgccaaagcaggagccataagacacatgggttcaatccctgagttggaaggatcccctagaggagggcatggcaacctactccagtattcttatctggagaatcccctggacagaggaacctggtgggctacagtccctagggctgcaaagagttggacacaaccaaggtgatttagcacacatgcaccacACTAAAAAGACCAATGCTGTATCCACCAACCTAAATGGGCATTTTTCTTTAAGGAATATGTTACTTTGCTCAtatctgtatacacacacatatgtatctcAGGCTGCATACCTGTATGTGTGTCTCTTCCATAAATTTTTACTTTCAGGATTAACTAAAATCATGATAATCAACATCATCCTAATACTGTTACACATTGAGTTTCAAATGTCTGTTTCAGATTGCTGAGATTTGACTTTGCAGAAACCTGTTAGAGGTTAAATAAGGCCTACTCACTGAAGTACTCAATAAAAACCCTAACACTATTTCATATAAGCCAGTATTATGTATAACTTTTATTGTCAATATCATTAAGAATAAATCagataaataaatcaaataacaAGTATCATTTTCATTGAGAAAGattgcatttcattttcaatGTATTACCATTTCGTCCTACTATCCTCCAAGTTCTAGAAGTTATGATTCCACTGCTTAAAACATTCACTCCATAACAAGAGAATTTAGAAAGCCAAGAACATTCTGGTATTTCTAAAGATATTACAGTATCACAAGAAACACAAAACATTGGTTAAACAGCTTACACAACAGAAATAGTTGTGCATATAACTCAAGTCAAAGGATGctgttatttaatttaaataattatcaaAAGCTAATCAtattgataaaattaaaatgctgaaTCGACTTTTAAGCCACTGAATTTAAGAAATCAAAGTGagataattttgctttttcaatgctaATTGTTAAATTCAGCCAACAACACTTACattgaaaggaaataataaaatgtattattaaatacATTTGTATAAGGTACACCAATGATTTAATGGAGTTAGTTATCAACAGAGCCAGGGTTCCAGAGGATGAAGATCACTTTATTCAAAAATCAACTTGaccagcaacaaaatacaaacgGTATGTGAAAAAGATCAAGAGACTGGAAAACTTGTTCCTGGTGCCTCGAGAACTCTTTTTGAAAAAGCTGAGGGCTAATCTGACCCCAACTGTGTGAGAGGTACTTGTAATTTATTACAGGGATTCCAAAATGAGATAGAAGTATCCATTCCCTCTCATACACATAAATATGAGGAAATTACCTGATTGTTGTGGTAGAAGTGTCTTTGCCTACTAAAAAGTGATGCCTGCCCTCTCTGATTTGCTGAGCCCATGTGGGATGAAGCCATACTACGTGAGAAAAATGGCCAGCATAAACTGCAGGCATAATCCAATTCTCAATACTTAATTCTCTggaaaagaaacagagaggaagCATAAAAACTATTAGTAAGTGGGTTTTTCCAAATGTGATTTCATTCATAAGAATATTTTAAGATAGCAGGTTTCAAAGTGTGGACTAAGGGCCCTTGCAGGGTTTCCTGGACCTTTCCAGTGTGACCACTAGACCAAACTGTTTTCCTAATAACACCAGGGCATTATTTCCCTTTTTCACTGTATTGACATATATGCTGACAGTACAAAACAATGGTGGTTGATGTTCTAAGATTAATCAAGGCAAAGGCACCAAACTCTACTAGCTGTCACTGTACTCATTAATACCAAGCACCAGTACCCCACATTCCCGTCCAGTTTTGCATGAGAATGTCTTTCATGATTTTATTAAATCTTGATCCTgagcatacattttaaaataatctgtggGGCAAAACAGGAAGAACACTGAAAGCACTTCTGCAATATGCTTTGAAGTGCCATGGTTGTCTCAAGGGAAAGCACCTGTAAGTGAATTGCAAGCTGAACATGATTTTTCTTGCAGAGAAGACTGATTGATAAACCACTTGATCAGGCTTGAATGTGAATTGCTGGATTCTACACTtcaactcggagaaggcaatggcaccccactccagtactcttgcctagaaaatcccatggacggaggagcctggtgggctgtcatccatggggtcgcgaagagtcagacacgactgagcgacttcactttcacatttcactttctggccttggagaaggaaatggcaacccactccagtgttcttgcctggaagatcccaggggcggcggagcctggtgcgctgccgtctatgaggtcgcacagagtcagacacgactgaagcgacttagcagcagcagcagcacacttcaACTAAGCTTTAAGGAATGAACATTTGTGAAGTTTTGGTACAGTATTAAAGAATATTCACAATTAGcttggcatccctggtggctcagacggtaaagaatctgcctgcaattcgggagacctgggttcgacctctgggttgggaagatcccctggaggagggcatgccagcccactccagtattcttgcctggagaatccccatggacagagagctcggcaggctacagtctacggggttgcaaagagtcagacatgcctgagcaactaaacacgcACAAGAGGTGGAAAGGCTATCAAAATACTTGTGAATTTTCTTCATACACTTCCACCAAAACAATATATGGTAACAGACTGAATGCAGAATCTTGAGTATTTAGCTGTTTTCTATAAAGGCAAGTATTAAAAAGATCTGCAAACTACGGCTGATTAATGTTGAAgagtgacagaaaaaaaaattctgtaaagcaattatccttcaattaaaaaataaataaatttaaaaaattataaaaaaaaaagatttgcaaaaATTTAGTTACCCTGATCATTTTTGctttagaaaatatgtttttcataaaaatattcatgCTAACATATAAAggtctattattttaaaatgaattaacatttaaaaacttatttatttatttattatttatttagttgcagcatataggatctagttccctgactaaggatcaaacttggcctcctgcattgggagttcagagtcttagccacttgatcaccaggaaagtcccatggaaTGAATATTTTAGAtgtctcagttttaatttcaaatatggtAAATATCACTAAATAtaacccacattaaaaaaaactcaagaaTTTTTAAGGGTATACAGAAATCCTGACATTAAAGGTTTTAAAACTATTATTCTATGACTAACTGTATAGTCATCATAACtgcttcataatttttttcaattcataaaatataaaacctCTAAATATAAAAGAGAGTAAGGAcaatggttggagaaggcaatagcaccccactccagtactcttgcctggaaaatcccatggacggaggagcctggtgggctgcagtccatgggatcgcgaagagtcggacacgactgagtgacctcactttcacttttcactttcatgcattggagaaggaaatggcaacccactccagtgttcttgcctggagaatcccagggatggcagagcctggtgggctgccgtctatggggtcacacagatttggtcatgactgaagtgacttagcagcagcagcagcaaggacaatGGTAGGGCTACCACATTTCTTTAGAGATTAATGTTCTGAGCCAGTTTTAGAGTCAACTAAAAGAAATGTGGTAGCTTAAAATTAATTCACACAAGCAtctatattttagttttatattataACAAGAGAATAACTGctatgtaattttttattttgtaggaGTAGGCTACACTGTAATAAACATATCAGTAAAAAGACAATGACAGGATTTCAGGGAACTTTATCATTGAAGAGTGCTTAGTTAAGTTACCATTCAGTGACTATGGTTTTATATAACTGAAAGTCAATAGGATTTGTgacctgaaaataaaataaattgggaGGTTGGAGGGATTCAATACTGGAAGAAAGGATACACAAATTAAAGATGGGCTGCATATACGATTATTGAACTATGAGTTCAAGACA
The sequence above is drawn from the Capricornis sumatraensis isolate serow.1 chromosome 18, serow.2, whole genome shotgun sequence genome and encodes:
- the C18H5orf22 gene encoding UPF0489 protein C5orf22 homolog, coding for MSESGGQRARLRRYPELPVWVVEDHQEVLPFIYRAIGSKHLPASNISFVHFDSHPDLLIPVDMPADTVFDKETLFGELSIENWIMPAVYAGHFSHVVWLHPTWAQQIREGRHHFLVGKDTSTTTIRVTSTDHYFLSDGLYVTEDLLENPKPLQLDVIMVKPYKLCHSQGENDAVSSAKKPKLALEDSENTASANGDSCSEGLGKDAVTQRRDHTCLRPSCSCSSESQECQTAVSTGEILEILEKRDAFVLDIDLDFFSVKNPFKEMFTQEEYKFLQELYQFKKPGSNLTEEDLVDCVDNRIHQLEDLEAAFADLCDGDDEETVQKWASNPGMELLVPLVQSLKKRMEAPDYEMVHQAGLTCDYSELPHHISTEQEIEHLIQALHTVLKNFPKPTLVTIARSSLDDYCPSEQVETIQEKVLSVLRSLYGTLDVHLVYSAASTAS